From Mugil cephalus isolate CIBA_MC_2020 chromosome 4, CIBA_Mcephalus_1.1, whole genome shotgun sequence:
GTAGGTATGCGGTGCTTTAGGGAGTTTAGGTCTTTGCTGTTCTCCGTTtccctgtgtttctgtgttgtcaTGACACCTCGAGGTATTTCGATGTAGGAAAGTCACTTTCCTCTCTTGGTAAACTAGGCTAGATGCAGTGGTTAGTAGCCTTTAGAAAACACTGGATAAACTGAGACGACATGTCATTCCCCGCTGAGTTCTAATGTCAATGTTTTCTTCTGGGGACCTCCTGCCCCCACAGCTTCACTTCgctctttgtttcatttcctaCTGGCTCCTCTCCTGTCATTTAGGATGCGTCACCTCCATCCTTAGCTTCCTCCAGCATGTCTTGGCAAATTCAGTTTGCTTTGTATTTCAAAGTGGAGGTAGCACTTTGTAAAGGATCATATCTGCTTGTGAACTGTACAGACAACACAAAGTCGACCCCATGTCTTTATTCTCAGTCAATCAGAAACactttttacatcttttatgtttCTCGGGaatatttcctcctttttttccttttctttttttaaatgtttttgtaacTTCTTATCGGTGTTCACTCACCTGTCCCTCATTTCAGTCTGGGCgtctgaaatgtatttatttatgatagAAAACATATTGCTTttgtaattgcatttttttaaaactttttgttCACTTTGACCCATTAACGGCTGAACCAGTAAGACTTTCATACATGCAGcctgagttggaaaaaaaatatgactgtGTTATCAatgttattttaacaataaaacactcTTCTATTGCAGCGTGAATCATTTACAAAAGCTTTTATTTCCGACCGTATTTTTCAACATAGCTTGTTTAAACTTGACTGAATTTTCAGTAAACAGCAGCATCCATCATCCAAAAGACGGGAAAATAATAAGTGACctgagattaaaaacaaaatttatGGGAGATTTATCAGATAACATAATAGTAGAACCTTGTGACTAAATAAACTATGTGGCAGTTCTTAAGAAGAAGGAATGGATAGAGAGGATCTGTCTCAATAAAACTGGAACTGGGTCACTGGTTTTCACTCTGTGACTCCTGAGAGAAGCCGGATGAAACTTCACTTTCACAAAACTGACAGGGCAGATTTTCAAAGTGCGGATGGACAACGACCCAAAGCAAACTGAAAACTtcttaaaatgaacaaaacaaagaaccaCTGACGTTCAATAACCTGGAGTCCCACCActcatgtgtatttttaattaaatgaattttaGTTTGACTAAAACCAGACAGGTTTTCAGAAGTTATGTCTAAAGCCTTTGCTTGCAGCCGTGTGAGGCCACTGAAACATGCTTAATTAATACGGCTGGTGTGCAGCTCAGTTCACGCGTTCTCAGTTTGAGGTCGGCGtgtcaacattttcattttcatccgCTGTAAAAACTGAAGCTCATGGTTTAACTGGTGTGAATATCATTCATTTTGCTCTTGATTAGAAATCAAACATCGAAGGCCAACATGTAACACTTATGCATTTAACTGCAAAATAAGATTTAAAGATcaaatttaaagataaaaacccAATGACTGCAATCTTGTGGATATTTTTTGGCAAATGCTAGATAAGAAAAGACAGACAAGCATGTGGCAGATGAAATTGAATCCATTTTGACTTTCAAGTAATTCTGATGGCAAGTTCTGTCTCTTAGAGTCTCAGAGTCCGTATCACGTCCTTCGTCAGGACTGCAGCCGCTTTTTAGCCATGTAAGAACTGGAGACTTGGTTCATGATGATGAGGGCACAGAAAGCAGGGCAGAGCGCCGACAGGTACCATGTGTGTTCCTTGACAGCTGCAGTGAACCAAGCCGAGCTGAGGCCGAGGAGCAGGCTGCCACTGCCAAGCAGGTAGGTGACGAGTCCTGACGCCGCGTGGTAGCGCTTCAGTTTGGCGAGGGACCAGCCTTTGGCCAGAGAATGGTAACTGAGGGGCAGGGCCGCCAAAGACTGCACGCCGACCACGCACACCGTGAACAGGCCCAGCAGGCCGTGCCACGAGGTGAAGTGGGGCTTCCCGTTGAGGTGTTTGTTGTAGGAGATGGCAGCCAGGCCCAGGGCCGCACAGGACACACAGAGGACCTGCAGGACCCAGTGAACACGGCCTTTGGTCTTGTGTGAAAACTTTTTGATGAGGGAGGCATGAGGTGAGAAGAGGAGCACAGCTTCTGTCATGAGGAAGCAGAACTGGTggcaagaaagacagaaagttaaaaaaaatatattttccgGACGTGttaatctgtctgtctgtttgataatataaaatataatctgAAATGTGCAGATTGACAAATACAAGTAGAGATTTATTCATTACAACTGCATAAACCGGTTAGTGGTTGGCAACCGATTAATCGACCAAATGTTTAGGATCTAAATTTAAAGGTGAAGTGTTTggttcatctctttgtttcGCGTGTTTCCAAGTTGCGATGTTTCAACTTACAGCTAGTGTCATGAAGAAAGGATGCCAAGAAAACCaacctgaaaacaaaaagcaagaaAGGGGAATGAATCAACCAGCGCTATGCAAAGAAGAGACgcactgaaaacacactgatATGAAAATGAACGTGAAAGAGCACTCACTTGTACCAGGTCGAGACAAAACTGCGATGAATGCAGTGAAGAAGACACAGATGAAGTGGGTAAGAACCGCAGAAGCTTTTCTGGCAAAGCCGTAAAACCGAGGCTCCGCTTCGGTGTCTCTGTTGTTgatcatgtttaaaatgaactttAGACACCAGACTGTCAGTACGTGAACCCGGTCAGTTTAAGGCAGCGAGGAAAGCGGAAGTGATGGTCGGTTAAAAGTCTTTTACTtccctctgctgcagagctgcttcATGTAAATAAACTACAAGACAAACGGAAGACTACATTAACACATATCAGTCACATGTCTGTATATTTTACCGATCATTAATTCATCTCAGTCAAACTCTCAGATTTGGCTCCGCTGGGGGTTGGCTCCGCCCACCGATCTAAAAAATAATGTCCgggttttcttttcagaataaagGTCAAGAATCAAGTCGTGTTTATTGTCACcagaatctatctatctatctatctatctatctatctatctatctatctatctatctatctatctatctatctatctatctatctatctatgtctgATTACAGAGTGGGTGAGCGTTGTTATTGATGTATGCATCTATACAGCCAATAAATGTTTGCACTGCTGTCATCTCTGTAGgttctttttccttcttgctATTGCACTTCATAATGTGCAGTGTGTAATCTTGCATTCTGCCATTTACAGACTATTTACACCATAGCTATACTACAGATTACTGTATATTACTGTATTTGCACTTATACTAATATTACAGAGTGCTTTGCACTACTGCCTGCACAATGGACATTGTTATTGACATGTACATATACAGagtttacattatttttgttgtgggCGGACAAAGCTGTAGCTGCCACAAGGTTTGTTTCTGTTACTGATTTAAATCAATCAAAGCATCTTTGAGACAATTTGGATTCCTACCAAtgttatagaaataaaaatggtttaaatccaTGAGGGAGCAGTCTCAGAGAGTTATGAACCAGACATGTCACTGTCTGGttctatataaaaatataaaaagtttgGTATTTTGTAACAGATTTGGAGATTACTATGGAAACGCAATAAGGATGtgacaacatttaaatgaacgCTTTTATTCTTAAAATCTCGGTTTGTCCGGAAGTCACCTCTGTTTATTCGGGTCAACTTAACACATCAATTCCTGGCTGACGTGGATGCTGGTCACATAATCTttctggaaacaaaacaattagCACAATGTCAAATTCTACagatgtcaaaaaaataaataaataaataaatttgttaaTTTAAAGCAAAAGTATTCAATATAGTTTGtgaataaagttaaaatgactgaaagtaCTGTAATTTTTGAAACTTTAAAATCCTGCCTGTCCTGATGAACTTTGATGGGTTCGttgtttctgtatgtgtgctCCGGCAGAGATGTGAACCGTGGATCATTACATTCAAACCTGAGGCCATGGGTGAAGGAGCTTGTGATATTAGTGGGTGCACAGGTcatcaagaatcaagagtctcACCTGCCACAAAGAAGCCCCCAACACGTACGCTCATTACTGTATGGGAAGTCTGAGGCTCATGGCTCCACATCCAGCAGACGCGCACGGGTCAGCTGTTGACTGGTCATTGTGCTCCAGTTACTCTCTAATAGGCCTGTGACTCTGCAGGGCCTCCGAACACTGGGACATAGAggcagcacagaaaaacaacaacatgctcATTGTGAAGGTCCCTCCCTTCagtcctgtctgtctttctctctccgtcttaCACACGATAATTCTTAAAGTAGGGTGCCACATGGTCTCTTcattatttataaaacaaaGTGAGATAAACCGTAAAGctccctctgttttcctccACTAGACTGCCTGTTTGACAGCTTCAGGCTCTTGTTGTGACCTGCATTCATACAAGAGTGATCAGTCCACATGGTGTCACCAAAGTTTGACTTCAAAATAAGACATCTTTTAAAGGAATGCAGCTGTGGAATGCAAATAAGTGCCTGCAGATTGTGCTACTAAGTCTTGGCATTACGTACACTTCCGTCGTAGTCGTCAACATCGGTCTCATTCAAAATCTGCAGAGGTAACTAGTTAGATATAACTCCCCATAGTATATCAAGTACTAAATCAGTTATAATTATCCAGTTCTCCAGTGTATATAGATGCCACACATTTTACTGAACTGTTGGTGTGTTGCTGATAATATGTTTAACTTCCTGATGACATGACATTTTATGCTGTGGATTCAAAAGTCTCCAACCATATTGAAATCAGTATTTGTACTACTTGTATAGATGGAGAATTGTCCCAGGCCGAATAGACTGAAAAAGACATAACTGTGAGAGATTATGAGACGGCAGCGTTGTATTCCAGCGTGTCCTGTTTGAGAGTGAGAAAAGCATTTCATGTGCCATATTTGAGCCTGGAGGTTTTTTTTGCCTCCCTGAATCATTCCCAAATGTCTCCTAATCAAAGATTAAACAGATTTATCCACCATTCCCCTGTTGGATTAAGATttttaaagggggaaaaaagacttatatgatttataata
This genomic window contains:
- the LOC125006773 gene encoding transmembrane reductase CYB561D2, with the protein product MINNRDTEAEPRFYGFARKASAVLTHFICVFFTAFIAVLSRPGTSWFSWHPFFMTLAFCFLMTEAVLLFSPHASLIKKFSHKTKGRVHWVLQVLCVSCAALGLAAISYNKHLNGKPHFTSWHGLLGLFTVCVVGVQSLAALPLSYHSLAKGWSLAKLKRYHAASGLVTYLLGSGSLLLGLSSAWFTAAVKEHTWYLSALCPAFCALIIMNQVSSSYMAKKRLQS